A part of Gemmatimonas groenlandica genomic DNA contains:
- a CDS encoding SPFH domain-containing protein, producing the protein MSLGDFLRKQFIDVIQWTESGPGVLMYRFPMQDMEIQSGGKLTVRESQLALFVNEGRAADLFAPGLHTLVTANLPLLTNLQNWDKAFQSPFKSDVYFFSTRVQTGQRWGTQQPITIRDKEFGAVRLRAFGMFAFRVSDAAVFQAKVGATDAEYTVAQIDPALRNAIMSGFTSAFANAQVPFLDMAANQAELAKQIATAVQPAFAELGLALESFTVENLSLPDELQKRLDERISMNMIGDLRQYTQFQAAQSIPIAAANQGGMAGLAAGIGAGVGLGGIVSDAMRGATGTPAPAAPANAAIGAGAAGAAGAAAGASAGDALTGDTKFCMNCGAKLPAAAKFCSSCGAPQG; encoded by the coding sequence ATGTCCTTGGGCGATTTTCTCCGCAAGCAGTTCATCGACGTCATCCAGTGGACCGAATCCGGTCCCGGCGTCCTCATGTATCGCTTCCCGATGCAGGACATGGAGATCCAGAGCGGCGGCAAGCTGACCGTTCGGGAATCACAGCTCGCGCTCTTCGTCAACGAAGGTCGTGCTGCCGACCTGTTCGCACCGGGGCTGCACACCCTCGTCACGGCGAATCTTCCGCTGCTCACGAATCTCCAGAACTGGGACAAGGCGTTTCAGTCTCCGTTCAAGAGCGACGTGTACTTCTTCTCCACCCGCGTGCAAACGGGACAGCGGTGGGGCACGCAGCAGCCGATCACGATCCGTGACAAGGAGTTCGGCGCGGTACGCCTGCGCGCGTTCGGCATGTTCGCGTTCCGCGTATCCGATGCGGCCGTGTTTCAGGCGAAGGTCGGCGCCACGGATGCCGAGTACACGGTCGCACAGATCGATCCGGCGCTTCGCAACGCGATCATGAGCGGTTTCACCTCGGCGTTCGCCAACGCGCAGGTGCCGTTCCTCGACATGGCGGCCAATCAGGCGGAGCTCGCCAAGCAGATCGCGACCGCGGTGCAGCCGGCGTTCGCCGAACTCGGTCTCGCGCTCGAGTCGTTCACGGTCGAGAACTTGTCGCTCCCCGACGAGCTGCAGAAGCGTCTCGACGAGCGCATCTCGATGAACATGATCGGCGACCTGCGCCAGTACACGCAGTTTCAAGCGGCCCAGTCGATTCCCATCGCCGCGGCCAATCAGGGTGGCATGGCGGGTTTGGCTGCTGGTATCGGTGCCGGCGTCGGGCTTGGCGGCATCGTGAGTGACGCCATGCGTGGCGCCACGGGAACGCCCGCGCCGGCGGCGCCGGCCAACGCGGCGATCGGCGCCGGTGCTGCTGGTGCGGCCGGTGCTGCAGCCGGCGCCAGCGCCGGAGACGCCCTCACCGGCGACACCAAGTTCTGCATGAATTGCGGAGCCAAGCTCCCCGCGGCGGCCAAGTTCTGTTCGTCCTGCGGCGCGCCGCAGGGCTGA
- a CDS encoding S-adenosylmethionine decarboxylase family protein, whose product MHHTGREWIVDAYGCDPVRLADPASLRALFDAIVNDLSLHPVADAVWHQFPAPAGITGLLMLAESHLTVHTFPEHASACLNLFCCTPRAAWDWEARLATLLGAQTVRVRELAREYATVPAIVEALR is encoded by the coding sequence GTGCACCACACTGGCCGCGAATGGATCGTCGACGCGTACGGATGCGATCCCGTGCGCCTCGCTGATCCGGCCTCGCTGCGCGCGCTGTTCGACGCCATCGTGAACGACCTGTCGCTGCATCCGGTGGCCGACGCCGTGTGGCATCAGTTTCCCGCGCCCGCCGGCATCACGGGCTTGCTCATGCTGGCCGAGTCGCACCTTACCGTGCACACGTTTCCGGAGCACGCGTCGGCGTGCCTCAACCTGTTTTGCTGCACGCCGCGCGCCGCGTGGGACTGGGAGGCGCGGCTCGCCACGCTCCTTGGCGCGCAGACGGTGCGTGTGCGCGAGCTCGCGCGCGAGTACGCCACTGTTCCGGCCATCGTCGAGGCGCTCCGGTGA
- a CDS encoding DUF4178 domain-containing protein, which yields MTVPQPHGVVCPNCGAPVRFLWAQAVQTTCAYCRSVLVRRDLDLTKLGTQADFPATGSPIQIGTEGMWLDQRFVVVGRIAYGWARGKWNEWHCVLGDGASAWLSDAQLEYAMTIAAPSDFEVPAVMKVRVGETYFWNDTPYEVATITEARYLGTEGELPFTTWEKSSCLFIDLLNAQHGLATIDGSEAPPMLFLGEYVNFDDLRFQNLREFEGW from the coding sequence GTGACCGTGCCGCAGCCCCATGGCGTGGTCTGCCCGAACTGTGGCGCACCCGTGCGCTTTCTGTGGGCGCAGGCGGTGCAGACCACCTGTGCCTACTGTCGGTCGGTGCTGGTACGCCGCGATCTCGACCTGACCAAGCTCGGTACACAAGCCGACTTCCCCGCCACCGGCTCGCCGATCCAGATCGGGACCGAAGGCATGTGGCTCGATCAGCGATTCGTCGTGGTCGGACGCATCGCCTACGGCTGGGCGCGTGGCAAATGGAACGAGTGGCATTGTGTGCTCGGCGACGGCGCCAGTGCCTGGCTCTCTGATGCCCAGCTCGAGTACGCGATGACGATTGCCGCGCCGTCGGACTTCGAGGTGCCCGCCGTGATGAAAGTGCGGGTGGGCGAGACCTACTTCTGGAACGATACGCCTTACGAAGTCGCCACGATCACCGAGGCCCGCTATCTCGGTACCGAAGGCGAGCTCCCGTTCACCACATGGGAGAAGTCGTCCTGCCTGTTCATCGACTTGCTCAACGCGCAGCACGGACTCGCGACCATTGACGGCTCGGAAGCACCGCCGATGCTGTTCCTCGGTGAGTACGTGAACTTCGACGATCTGCGCTTCCAGAATCTGCGGGAGTTCGAAGGATGGTAG
- a CDS encoding DUF4178 domain-containing protein — translation MVAPFETPTARVPKAAGFNCPSCGAAIELHAQGWAVSVVCGACGAQLDATDENLKVLQYGERVTAKPRIPLGTRGTWKGAPWEVIGFQVVTISVEGTDYSWTEYVCFNPFRGFLYLSEYEGHWNVIEKLRRRPEREAGGARPTVELNGTTYKHFQTATAYTTAALGEFPWELRMGDHVVSRDFVAPPYILSAEASGNEITWSLGTYTPPEVIQKAFGLTKPLMQPIGVFANQPNPHANTPKRLLERFALSLIALVVLLILNVTLASNRTVFERSFTFSRAQEEQASVTDVFDLDGRTSNVAIDLESDLDNDWLFLVLSLINETTGETREVTRQLSYYHGSDSDGSWTEGDRRETVRIASVPAGRYFLRVQAEGGEPAKSSASYIMRVRRDAPHYGFYGIAVLALLVPVVLSVFPAASFESRRWAESDHAPTSSSDSDDDE, via the coding sequence ATGGTAGCGCCCTTCGAGACGCCGACCGCGCGCGTGCCCAAGGCCGCCGGATTCAACTGTCCCTCCTGCGGGGCGGCCATCGAGCTGCACGCACAAGGCTGGGCCGTGTCGGTCGTGTGCGGTGCCTGCGGCGCGCAGCTCGACGCCACCGACGAGAATCTCAAGGTGCTGCAGTACGGCGAGCGCGTGACCGCCAAGCCGCGCATCCCGCTCGGTACGCGCGGCACCTGGAAGGGCGCGCCGTGGGAGGTGATCGGTTTTCAGGTCGTCACCATCAGCGTCGAGGGCACCGACTACTCGTGGACCGAGTACGTCTGCTTCAATCCGTTTCGTGGCTTCCTGTATCTCTCCGAGTACGAGGGACATTGGAACGTCATCGAGAAGTTGCGGCGGCGTCCGGAGCGCGAAGCCGGCGGCGCCCGCCCGACGGTCGAATTGAACGGCACGACGTACAAGCACTTTCAGACCGCCACCGCCTACACCACCGCCGCCCTCGGTGAGTTCCCGTGGGAGCTGCGCATGGGCGACCACGTGGTGAGCCGTGACTTCGTGGCGCCGCCGTATATCCTGAGCGCGGAAGCATCGGGTAACGAGATCACGTGGTCGTTGGGCACGTACACGCCTCCCGAGGTCATTCAGAAGGCGTTCGGGCTGACGAAGCCGCTCATGCAGCCCATCGGCGTGTTCGCGAATCAGCCCAATCCACACGCGAATACGCCGAAGCGTTTGCTGGAGCGGTTCGCGCTGTCGCTGATCGCGCTGGTGGTGCTGCTGATCCTCAACGTCACGCTCGCGAGCAATCGCACCGTCTTCGAGCGGTCGTTCACGTTCTCGCGCGCACAGGAAGAACAGGCCTCGGTGACCGATGTCTTCGACCTCGACGGACGCACGTCGAACGTGGCCATCGATCTCGAGTCCGATCTCGACAACGACTGGCTCTTTCTCGTGCTGTCGCTGATCAACGAGACCACCGGCGAAACCCGCGAGGTCACCCGGCAGCTCAGCTACTATCACGGCTCCGACAGCGACGGCTCGTGGACCGAGGGCGATAGGCGCGAGACGGTGCGCATCGCGTCCGTGCCGGCCGGACGCTATTTCCTGCGGGTGCAGGCGGAAGGCGGCGAACCGGCCAAGTCGTCGGCGTCGTACATCATGCGCGTCCGCCGCGACGCGCCACATTACGGATTCTACGGCATCGCCGTGCTGGCGCTGCTGGTCCCCGTCGTGCTCTCCGTCTTTCCCGCCGCCAGCTTCGAAAGTCGACGCTGGGCGGAGAGCGATCACGCCCCCACGTCCAGCAGTGACAGCGATGACGATGAGTAG
- a CDS encoding DUF350 domain-containing protein, producing the protein MDQFFQNVLNSAAYALIGVVMFGLAFVVMDVLTPGKLWDEISEKRNTAAAILIGSVAIAIGIIVAAAIH; encoded by the coding sequence ATGGACCAGTTCTTTCAGAACGTGCTCAACTCCGCCGCCTACGCGCTGATCGGCGTCGTGATGTTCGGCCTCGCGTTCGTCGTCATGGACGTGCTCACCCCTGGTAAACTGTGGGATGAGATCAGCGAAAAGCGAAACACCGCCGCCGCCATTCTTATCGGCTCGGTAGCGATTGCGATTGGCATCATCGTCGCCGCCGCGATTCACTAA
- a CDS encoding polyamine aminopropyltransferase, which yields MPLALFISVCLIAACGLIYELVAGALASYLLGDSVTQFSTIIGTYLFAMGIGSWLSRFVARGLVTRFVVVEMLVGVVGGLSSLLLFLAFAYTEAFRPTLYGIVLLIGILVGLEIPLLMRILQDRFSFKDVVANVLTFDYIGALFASLLFPLLLVPRLGLVRSALLFGVINVMVGLWSTWLFRDVLPRKNWLRAGGAVALLILGAGLWKGQRITTLAEEGMYADPIILAKDTRYQRIVLTSWKDDLRLYLNGHLQFASRDEYRYHEALVHPGLSAATARGRVLVLGGGDGLAVREILKYPDVQQITLVDLDEGMTALFQQHPRLTGLNAGSLTDARVKVVNADAFTWLDSSAVQFDFVVIDFPDPSNYHVGKLYTSAFYRLVKQHIAPGGFLVVQSTSPMFARQSFWSIVTTLEGAGLRTWPYHVYVPSFGEWGFVIAGLTSYAPPATLPAGLRYLTASSVPALFDFPADMQRVPALANRLNDQVLVRYYEHEFDAINR from the coding sequence GTGCCCCTCGCACTATTCATCTCTGTTTGTCTCATCGCCGCCTGTGGGCTCATCTATGAGCTCGTAGCCGGCGCGCTCGCGTCGTACCTGCTCGGCGATAGCGTCACGCAATTCTCGACGATCATCGGCACGTACCTGTTCGCGATGGGCATCGGCAGTTGGCTGTCGCGCTTCGTGGCACGCGGATTGGTCACGCGGTTCGTGGTCGTGGAAATGTTGGTCGGTGTCGTGGGTGGCCTGTCGTCGCTGCTGCTCTTTCTCGCCTTCGCCTACACCGAAGCGTTCCGCCCCACGCTCTACGGCATCGTGCTGCTCATCGGTATTCTCGTCGGGCTCGAGATTCCGCTGCTGATGCGCATTCTGCAGGACCGGTTCAGCTTCAAGGATGTGGTCGCGAACGTGCTCACGTTCGACTACATCGGCGCGCTCTTCGCCTCGCTGCTGTTCCCGCTGCTGCTGGTGCCGCGCCTTGGGCTCGTGCGGTCGGCGCTGCTGTTCGGTGTGATCAACGTGATGGTGGGCCTCTGGAGCACGTGGCTGTTCCGCGATGTGCTGCCGCGCAAGAATTGGCTACGCGCCGGTGGCGCCGTGGCGTTGCTCATCCTCGGTGCAGGATTATGGAAAGGGCAGCGCATCACGACGCTCGCCGAAGAGGGCATGTACGCCGACCCGATCATCCTGGCCAAGGACACGCGCTATCAGCGCATCGTGCTCACCAGCTGGAAGGATGATCTGCGGCTCTATCTGAATGGCCACCTGCAGTTCGCCTCGCGCGACGAGTACCGCTATCACGAGGCGCTCGTTCACCCCGGACTGTCGGCCGCGACGGCGCGCGGTCGTGTGTTGGTGCTGGGCGGCGGCGACGGACTCGCCGTGCGCGAGATCCTCAAGTATCCCGACGTGCAGCAGATCACGCTGGTCGATCTTGACGAAGGCATGACGGCGCTTTTCCAGCAGCATCCGCGACTCACCGGCCTCAACGCCGGCTCGCTGACCGATGCGCGCGTGAAGGTGGTGAACGCCGACGCCTTCACCTGGCTCGACAGCTCCGCCGTGCAGTTCGACTTCGTGGTGATCGACTTTCCCGATCCGTCCAACTACCACGTGGGCAAGCTGTACACCAGCGCGTTCTATCGCCTCGTGAAACAGCATATCGCGCCCGGCGGATTTCTCGTGGTGCAGAGCACGTCGCCGATGTTCGCGCGACAGTCATTCTGGAGCATCGTCACCACACTCGAAGGGGCCGGCCTTCGTACGTGGCCGTATCACGTGTACGTGCCGAGCTTTGGCGAGTGGGGCTTCGTGATTGCGGGGCTCACCAGCTACGCGCCGCCGGCGACGCTCCCCGCTGGTCTTCGCTATCTCACGGCGTCGAGCGTGCCCGCGCTGTTCGACTTTCCGGCCGACATGCAGCGGGTACCGGCGCTGGCCAACCGACTGAATGACCAGGTGCTCGTTCGCTACTACGAGCACGAGTTCGACGCGATCAATCGGTGA
- a CDS encoding NAD(P)/FAD-dependent oxidoreductase translates to MSTTRREFLHALGVIAAAPALVGLTGKGRVIGGGFVPDGSAQGHLLRDGAARARLRTSATRRAERRVKVAIVGGGMGGLSAAWRLDGLGMHDWTLLEMDARTGGNARSADYRGQRAPWGAHYVPVPSHDAVHVRQLFRELGVLSADGVWDERVLCHTPQERIWQHGRWHEGLEPTDAMSRAHREQFRLFEERIGEWRATGMFSVPSAEGHARRLAAQRAGGAAAKQAAAVGALDAQTAQEWMTREGFDAPALRWWVEYGTRDDYGASLTQASAWAAVHYFAGRDKDEQGPLTWPEGNDYIAQQLTQRLSARRHTDGRARIVTGAPAWNVARSGTKWIVDTPTERITADVVIWCAPLFVLPRVCDAVTLPVTHEYAPWVVANIVIDRPPASVGAQLAWDNVIYGSRSLGYVNAAHQGLGTPPDRTVWTWYHAVVDRPAREARQYLQQRPWTAWRDEILADLGRAHGDIADCVARIDIMRWGHAMARPTPGILGRVAALNAWQPAPRMYVAHADLSGLSLFEEAQWHGVHAADSAFAALVCLHGPRFLVHLQGRGSSLLPRAR, encoded by the coding sequence ATGAGCACCACGCGTCGCGAGTTCCTGCACGCCCTCGGTGTCATCGCGGCGGCACCGGCGCTGGTGGGCCTCACCGGAAAGGGGCGTGTCATCGGCGGCGGCTTCGTGCCCGATGGCAGCGCCCAGGGCCACCTCCTGCGCGATGGCGCCGCACGGGCTCGGCTTCGCACGAGTGCCACGCGACGGGCCGAGCGCCGTGTGAAGGTCGCCATCGTCGGTGGCGGCATGGGTGGCCTCTCCGCCGCGTGGCGACTCGATGGGCTCGGCATGCACGACTGGACGCTCCTCGAGATGGACGCGCGCACCGGCGGCAACGCACGCTCGGCCGACTATCGCGGGCAGCGCGCGCCATGGGGAGCGCACTACGTGCCCGTGCCGTCGCACGACGCCGTGCACGTACGTCAACTGTTTCGCGAACTCGGCGTGCTCAGTGCCGACGGCGTATGGGACGAGCGCGTGCTCTGCCACACACCGCAAGAGCGGATCTGGCAGCACGGGCGCTGGCACGAAGGGCTCGAACCCACCGACGCCATGTCGCGCGCACATCGCGAGCAGTTCCGCCTCTTCGAGGAGCGTATCGGCGAGTGGCGGGCGACGGGCATGTTCAGCGTGCCGAGCGCCGAGGGACATGCGCGTCGACTCGCCGCGCAACGCGCCGGTGGCGCGGCCGCCAAGCAGGCGGCGGCGGTTGGCGCGCTGGATGCGCAGACGGCGCAGGAGTGGATGACGCGGGAGGGCTTCGACGCCCCAGCGCTGCGCTGGTGGGTGGAGTACGGCACGCGCGACGACTACGGCGCCTCGCTCACTCAGGCCAGCGCGTGGGCGGCCGTCCACTACTTCGCCGGTCGCGACAAGGACGAACAGGGGCCGCTCACCTGGCCGGAAGGCAATGACTACATCGCCCAGCAACTCACGCAGCGATTATCGGCTCGTCGTCATACCGACGGGCGCGCGCGCATCGTGACCGGCGCCCCGGCCTGGAACGTCGCGCGCAGCGGCACGAAGTGGATTGTCGATACGCCCACGGAACGCATCACGGCCGATGTGGTGATCTGGTGCGCCCCGCTCTTCGTGCTGCCACGGGTCTGCGACGCGGTCACGCTCCCCGTGACGCACGAGTATGCGCCGTGGGTCGTCGCCAACATCGTGATCGACCGGCCGCCGGCGTCCGTTGGCGCGCAGCTGGCGTGGGACAACGTGATCTACGGCAGCCGCTCACTGGGCTACGTGAATGCCGCCCATCAGGGGCTCGGCACGCCGCCCGATCGTACCGTGTGGACGTGGTACCACGCCGTGGTCGATCGCCCTGCGCGCGAGGCGCGGCAGTACCTGCAGCAGCGCCCTTGGACGGCGTGGCGCGACGAGATCCTGGCCGATCTCGGGCGCGCCCACGGCGACATCGCCGATTGCGTGGCCCGCATCGACATCATGCGCTGGGGACACGCCATGGCTCGCCCCACGCCCGGTATACTCGGCCGCGTAGCCGCACTGAACGCCTGGCAGCCAGCGCCGCGCATGTACGTGGCCCACGCCGATCTCAGCGGCCTGAGCCTCTTCGAGGAGGCGCAGTGGCACGGCGTACACGCCGCCGACTCGGCGTTCGCTGCCCTTGTATGTCTCCACGGTCCACGATTTCTCGTGCATCTTCAGGGTCGCGGCAGCTCGTTGCTCCCCAGGGCCCGTTGA
- a CDS encoding IS110 family transposase encodes MSFIGIDVSAKTLDVAVEGGATWQVTNDAAGLATLLAQLGPLAPDLIVVEPTGRYHQLLATTCIQAGLPVAVVNPRQVRDFARSMGQLAKTDRLDAALLARYAARVQPVPRALPDEATRELAALVDRRRQLVDMLKAERQRLEHARASVRGSLTQHIRFLEQALADANTDLDQWIEQSPVWQAQDALLQSVPGVGAQTAHLLLAHLPELGTLSRRAIAKLVGIAPLANDSGRFRGQRSCWGGRAEVRHMLYMAALTGARHNPVLRDCYQRLLAAGKPPKLALMACMRRLLVILNTMMKTGRHWTVPTLSTP; translated from the coding sequence ATGAGCTTCATCGGCATTGATGTCAGCGCGAAGACGTTGGACGTGGCGGTCGAGGGCGGCGCCACGTGGCAAGTGACGAATGATGCGGCCGGACTGGCCACGCTGCTCGCGCAGCTGGGGCCGCTCGCGCCGGACCTCATCGTCGTCGAGCCCACGGGGCGGTATCACCAGCTGCTGGCCACGACATGCATCCAAGCGGGGCTGCCCGTCGCCGTGGTGAATCCGCGGCAGGTGCGCGACTTCGCGCGCAGCATGGGGCAGCTTGCGAAAACAGATCGCCTCGACGCCGCGCTGCTGGCGCGGTATGCCGCGCGCGTGCAGCCGGTGCCGCGGGCGCTGCCGGACGAGGCGACGCGAGAACTGGCCGCCCTGGTGGATCGTCGCCGCCAGCTCGTCGACATGCTGAAAGCGGAGCGCCAACGCCTTGAGCACGCGCGGGCGAGTGTGCGCGGCAGTCTCACGCAGCACATCCGCTTTCTTGAACAGGCGCTGGCCGACGCGAACACGGATCTGGATCAGTGGATCGAACAGAGTCCGGTGTGGCAGGCCCAGGACGCGCTCTTGCAAAGTGTCCCCGGCGTCGGCGCGCAGACCGCGCATCTGCTGCTCGCGCATCTGCCGGAGCTCGGGACGCTCTCGCGGCGCGCCATCGCCAAGCTCGTCGGCATCGCCCCGCTGGCGAACGATTCAGGGCGCTTCCGCGGCCAGCGGAGCTGCTGGGGCGGGCGCGCGGAGGTCCGCCACATGCTGTACATGGCGGCGCTCACGGGGGCCCGCCACAACCCGGTCCTGCGCGACTGCTACCAGAGGCTGCTCGCCGCCGGCAAACCACCCAAGCTTGCCCTGATGGCCTGCATGCGTCGCCTGCTCGTCATCTTGAAC